A genomic window from Peromyscus maniculatus bairdii isolate BWxNUB_F1_BW_parent chromosome 1, HU_Pman_BW_mat_3.1, whole genome shotgun sequence includes:
- the LOC102910989 gene encoding HAUS augmin-like complex subunit 3: MSCGKEFVETLKKIGYPKADSLNGEDFDWLFEAVEDESFLKWFCGNVNEQNVLSEKELEAFSILQRSGKPILEGTALDEALRTCKTFDLKTPTLDDTEIQKLEDEVQTLQKLKNLKIQRRNKYQLMASETSYKSLALNAKQEEATKKLKQSQGFLNAVNTKLSNELQVLADGVNNLMMFFRNSNLGQGTNPMVFLSQFSLKKYISQEEQSTAALTLYTKKQFFQGIHEVVESSNEENFQLLDIQTPSICDNEEILGERRLEMARLQIAYICAQQQIIYLKASNLSMKSSIKWAEENLHSLTSEAIGKENLDAKISSLNSEILKLEEQITHIKDKILPAVVKENAQLLNMPVVKGDFDLQIAKQDYYTARQELVLNQLIKQKASFELVQLSYEIELRRHWDTYRQLENLVQQLSQRNVLCQRLATLTGPSASEQLNSRTPVDAKDDSAHRLYQLLKGDNKKKELFITHEHLEEVAEKLKQDISLIQDQLAVSTQEHFFFLSKLNNDVDMLCDALYHGGNQLLLCDQELMEHFHRVESKLNKLNHLLTDILADVKTKRKILAINKLHQVERELYVYFFKDEDYLKDVVGNLENQSKIKASGLKD, from the coding sequence ATGAGTTGTGGAAAGGAGTTTGTggaaacattgaaaaaaattgGTTATCCTAAAGCTGATAGTCTTAATGGAGAAGATTTTGACTGGCTGTTTGAGGCTGTTGAAGATGAGTCATTTTTGAAATGGTTTTGTGGGAATGTGAATGAACAGAATGTATTGTCTGAAAAAGAATTGGAAGCTTTCAGCATCCTTCAAAGATCAGGCAAGCCCATCTTAGAAGGAACAGCATTGGATGAAGCTCTTAGAACATGTAAAACTTTCGATTTAAAGACACCTACACTGGATGACACAGAGATACAGAAATTAGAGGATGAGGTTCAAACTCTGCAGAaattaaagaacttaaaaattcaGCGACGGAATAAATaccagttgatggcttctgaaaCGAGCTACAAATCTCTGGCGTTAAATGCTAAACAAGAGGAAGCTACTAAGAAGCTGAAACAGAGTCAGGGAttcctgaatgctgtgaataCTAAGCTCAGTAATGAACTTCAGGTTCTCGCTGATGGAGTTAATAATTTGATGATGTTCTTTAGAAATTCTAATTTAGGTCAAGGGACAAATCCAATGGTATTTTTATCTCAGTTTtccttgaaaaaatatataagccAAGAAGAGCAGAGCACGGCAGCCTTAACCTTATATACCAAAAAGCAGTTCTTTCAGGGTATACATGAGGTAGTTGAAAgttcaaatgaagaaaattttcaGCTCTTAGATATACAAACACCATCTATTTGTGATAATGAAGAAATCCTTGGGGAGAGACGGCTGGAGATGGCGAGGCTGCAGATAGCATACATCTGTGCCCAACAACAGATCATATACTTGAAAGCGAGTAATTTGAGCATGAAGTCAAGTATAAAATGGGCAGAAGAGAACCTTCATAGCCTAACCAGCGAGGCTATTGGTAAAGAAAATTTGGATGCTAAAATTTCTAGCTTGAACAGTGAGATTCTAAAACTTGAAGAACAAATCACTCatataaaagacaaaattttGCCTGCTGTGGTAAAAGAGAATGCCCAGTTATTGAACATGCCAGTTGTAAAGGGAGATTTTGATCTGCAGATTGCGAAACAAGATTATTATACAGCAAGACAAGAGTTAGTTTTAAATCAGTTGATAAAGCAGAAGGCTTCATTTGAGCTTGTACAGTTATCATATGAAATTGAGTTGAGAAGACATTGGGATACATATCGGCAACTTGAAAATTTGGTTCAACAACTTAGTCAAAGAAATGTGCTCTGTCAGCGATTAGCAACGTTAACAGGTCCATCAGCATCTGAGCAGTTAAACTCCAGGACTCCCGTCGACGCTAAAGATGATTCTGCTCATAGGCTTTATCAGCTTTTAAAAGGAgacaataagaaaaaagaattgtttaTAACCCATGAACACCTGGAGGAAGTGGCTGAGAAATTGAAACAAGATATTTCTCTAATACAAGATCAGTTGGCAGTATCTACTCAAgagcattttttctttctgtccaaaCTGAATAACGATGTGGATATGCTTTGTGATGCTTTGTATCATGGAGGAAACCAGCTATTGCTTTGTGATCAGGAGTTAATGGAGCACTTTCATCGAGTTGAATCTAAGTTGAATAAACTAAATCATCTCCTTACTGATATTCTTGCTGAtgtgaagacaaaaagaaaaattttggcaATTAATAAGTTGCATCAAGTGGAAAGAGAATTATacgtatatttttttaaagatgaagactATCTGAAAGATGTTGTGGGAAATTTAGAAAACCAGTCAAAGATTAAGGCCTCTGGTCTTAAAGATTGA